ATTGAACATTGTACCTCATGTCCTTAGAGCAAAATAGATATAGAAAACTGTAACTTAGTTTCTTAACTGTTCCTTCTCCCTAACTGCGCAATGTCCATATAGTTACATGCCCCTTGTTAAAGGAGTGTTGACTGGTAGTACCAATGAGGTTGGATATGAACCAAGAGAAATAGAGAAGAGCAAATGTAGccatactttatttttaaaatcttgacaGTAATTTCTGCTTCCGCTTCCCAAACCCGTCCCTAGAACCTTTGCCACTGGATGGTGTCAGACCTTTGACCAACTGGCCACTCTCTGTCATGACAACGAGGCAGCCGGGCCCGAGTGGGCGAGGGAACTCCCTGGCGCTCTCCTCCCATTTCTAGACTCGCCACAAGCCCTTTGCTTCCTCCCTTCCCCGAAATCCCGACCCATGGGAAATGTTGGTCAGCTTCTCGCTGGTTTGCTGGGGGCGATGGCTGGACGGATCCCTTCTCAAATGACCTGGAACCCTTTGGCAGCACTTAGATGCAGAAAAATCTTACAACACAGATGAATGGCAAAGATTCCCTTATTGCAATGTCTGTTTATTCTCAAATTAGTAACCATGCTCTTTTGCAAGACCgctaaaaataaattgtgtgtTACTTTAGTTGTTCTTCAGCTCCCCATAAGATGCTGAGATCAGCCCTGTAGTTGTTGCAGCTGATACAATTTTGTGACAAAGAGCACAAAGTGCAGAACAAATGTGAAGGATTTGTAAGAGTCGCACAAGGGGATGCAGTTCTGCACAAAGGCTTCCCTCCAAGTATTTTCGTGCAAAAAGTGATCCCATTGTGGCAGTAAACTGTAGAGACTCCTGAATTAATCTTAAACTGAATGCAGATTGGAATTTTTATGCTTTCCTATATTTAAAACGTAGGTGTTCTATTTTGTTTCCAGtaccttaaaatatttttcgAAGttctttactgatttttttcaaacttaAAATGGTTTTACTACCCCTCTTAGAGTGGTGTTACACTGTCACTGCTGCACAGCTGATGAGGATAGTTAAGAGGGTAATGGATCTTGGATTAAAGCCCATGTTCTTTGACATTGATTCATCAACAAGTGAACAGAGACACTTATCATATTCCTTTTCAAAGGTGTGTGAAACACTATGCAGGTGTCACTAAGTCCATTGAAAGGGGAGGGAATACTTTTTTCTCATAATATTTCCAACCATATTTAGGTCACTTTCACTCAGATTCAGACCAAAAAAAGTTTCATATCTAATACCAAGGAAACATACTTGGAGAAACCGTCCAGTGAAAATACCTTGATCTCCAAGAAAGTCCTGCTATATTTTTTTAGTACCCCTGACTAATGCAAACAAATGTAAATACACTGTCTGTGcagttttaaaaactgttttgcGTTATTCCATACAAGCTTTTGAATGAAGGAGCTTAAACTGCTCGTCGACTTGCCTTTTATCTCCCGTGTAAGATGGGCCGTTGGGTTCCAGGTGCCGCTCTGGGAGCGGAGCCCACGGGCAGCTGACCAAGATTTCGTGCTGGGTGGGATGGGCACTAATCTCTCCTCTAACCAAGGCGGCGAGGCCAGGGGCCTCGGGGTCCCCGTTGTTCTGTAGGAATGCTGTGTGTGCCTTCATGCCCTGATGTCAGAATGCATTGAAAAACATTCCTGGATTTCTCTTCAGTCCCCACCTCTTTGGAAAAGTGTTCATGTTTAAGATGTGGTGTTTGTCCTATTTGTTTTTGCTGCTtgttagcaaaaataaatagtggaccagtgtgtgtgtgcattttggTGTTTCTCACAAATGGCTATCCATAAAGCTCTGCTTTCTCCTGTCGAGAAGTCAAGCATCTAAAATTGCTGCATTTTGCAACTGTGTAAAATTTAAACTTCttaagaaactgaaattttagTCATAACATCAAATATAAATTGGGCTTTCCAGACCAGAACCTCATAGCTTGCCAATCAGCTGTTGTTACTGAGTGTGCAGCAACAACAAGCTTGTTCAGTAATAATCAAGTTCATTTAGCAGAGCGGGGCTGAGCTGAGCCTTGCtctggagcagctcctgcacaGCCAGGCTGCGGGTGCTGCGCCCGCGCGGCCGGACACGCGCCCGAGGGGCCACCAGCCCGAGGTTGGCTCTGCCTCTGCGGAGCAGGCAACGCTCCTCGTGGGCTCCAGTGAGGGGCTGCAGCCGCTGTGCCAAGAGAATAAACACAGCACGTGGGGAGAGAATTGCCAAAGGATTGGTTCTGTGTTGCACACAGTGAGCTAATGTCAGGGCTTTATTAGTAACTCTTTATTAAACTCCTTGTTCAAAgcacaagggaaaaaaggaaagctttgCAATCACATTTAAAACTTTTGATTTGGTCTCACTTTCCTGACTGGCAGAGCATGAAGAAACATGCCATTTTCCCGGGGGTGTCGGAAGGGAGCCTGCTGCAAGCCGCTCGCCCTCTCCACTGCCTGTTCTCTTCATCTTTCTGTTTAATAGAATCTTGCACCCAAAAGCTGGCTGACTGCAACATCTGCGAAAGGTGCTCAGGCCACTAGGACTGAATTTGCAACTGGCAAAATTCTCCAAGATGTTTGTAATTTACATCTTTGGAAATAGCCTTAATCCGGTAGGCAAAAGTAAGATTCTAACTTGTTGAAAACACAAATGATGAGAATAGAAAAGCCTTTTCATTCACCTGAATGTCAGATGATGCATATTCTATTCATGTTGTGTAGTTGAAAGGACAAATTACTTTTTCAGTGGCTGCACCACACTTTAGCAAGGCCTTGTGCAATGCTAACTAAAGTCCCTCGGCATTTCGAGTCCCAGTTCACTGCAATAAACTAAAGATTTTGCAATCAGTCACCTTTGCCATttctaatgttttaaaataagattcTGATCATTCATTGACTAGTTGTTTTATACAATACACGAGCTTTAAGCAGATGTTTATATTGTCCACATTAAAGTTTTCTTACAGAACTATATAGATGTACATTTAGTAACTGTGTGCTGCAAAACATTACtcctgaaaataatgaaattgcaAAGGAAATTTAGAAGCAAGTTTTGTGTTTCAGAGTGACCTTTTCTGCTCATAGAAATCCAACTTTGCAGCTTGTATTTGGAAAACAGGCAAGAGGAGTGATTAATCCCAATATTGTAATATTGTCGATGAGGGCAATAAGAAGCAATGCAAATATCTGCTGTGAAGTTCATTGGGGTTAGAAAATAAGCTTATAGCACTGAAGTCACCCGCTGCCAGCAGGTGCCAACCGCAACTGGGAGCTGGCAGCCAAGATACCTGCTTCTCTGCAGGTTTACACTGTAGGTTGGATTGGGGCTTTGGCTTCGGGCTCTTTTATCCATCATAACATAATGTGCTTTTACCAGAGTGACCTTCCCGCTGAGTGGCACAGGAGGTGAAGTGACTTTAAAGATGCAATTGCACCTGCAACCAATGCAATCCAAAGAAACCTATGAAAAGTACTTTGAGGTGTTACTAATAAACTGTACTACAAACCGATGGTACTTTTTTCTCCTAACTTGTCctcatattttaaatgtcttgCTGGATTTTGCTTATCTAGCATAGTCTTCAATTTGGAATGGGTATTTCATCCAGACCTGCATAGGCCTCTCAAGACCTGGAGAATTGATTGCTCTGAATAGTGAAAAGACTGTACTTCccagttatttattttgaaataaagagTAATTGTGCATGCAAAGGAGAGTGTATTCAAGGTTTTAGTTGAGCCAATTTGTTCTTTGCATGTCAGCCaaaacctaaaatatttttaacctgATTTCACAGATACACAAAATCTGTCACTTGTGCAGAGTTTCCAGAGAATCTGGATGCTAATCCCTCCTTATGATAGAATGaaatcaggaaagaaaggaCTGATGCATAATGTCCCTCAATGCAGACCCGGATGTGACTGCTAAAAGCAGTTTGTTGCACGCTggataaaaaagagaaagggagaaataaaacagtgtAAACCTCCTCAGAAGATATCGGTGTCTTGTCTCTCAAATCCTTTGAATTTCCTCTGATTTCGATTGCTGTTGGGAAGAGATTTTTACAGGAGGGGGCAACTCTCTAATGCATTCATAATCTGGACACTACCAAACTTCTTTAGATGAAAGATTAATCAAACTGTAAATTTTCATACTAGAAtttattgtatatttatttcattgaatTATATTGGCTAGTACTAATGCTTCAAATATATTCAGTGTTCTTTGGAATTCTCAGCAATTGCATGGGCATAACTTCACTTTCTACCTATTAcagattcttttctttataGCACCCAAAATATCTCAGTGTCATGAAAAGCAGCTTGTCTCTCTGAAATTCCCTGCCACTTTTGTGGAATAAAAGTcacaaagaagggaaagaagaggaaaaaagaagccCAATACAGCCCAACAAAAATAAGTGCTATATAGCTATTTTCTGCCCTGAAAtgtgttctgcatttttaataagATCCCAGATTGTCTGTAGCAGTGGCCATCTTTATTGTTACTATTATTTTACAAGGAGTGAATGCCTTTGCTTCTGTTGCACATGTGCACATTTACTACTTTTAATGGcttgtttaaattaaataacACAGTGCACTTAAATTCTGGGAGTCTTATTATCTCATTGAGATGCTGCCGCTCTTTTTGTACTGTGACAGAAACCCCTTGGTCAAATTGTATCTGTCTCTTTTTATCCCATTTTTACCAGTAGATAATGTTGCGATGAAAGATCCTCCGGACATATTGGACAGGCAGAAATGCCTGGAGGCCTTGGCGTCTCTGCGGCACGCCAAATGGTTTCAGGTTGGCTCTTTGTTCTTACCTTGTTGTTATTGTAGCCTTACGAGGTTTAATTTGagacagttttaattttaatgccTCTTTAATTTCTGACTAGTCCCTAGTAGAGCAAAGGTCTAGAACTCGAGTGCAGTGCTGTACTGTACCAGGGCAGATGTGACAGGGAGACAGCCAGCTGGTCTAGAGTTGTCATAAGGCTACAAAAAACTTgacattttgcttcctttttcttatgtctctctgaagtatttaatgtaactgcatttattttgcatgaAGCTGATGAAGTATtaagtaataatttttttaaaaaaaatctattccaGAACTctgtgcatttaaaaagaaaagcaaaattgaaAGCCAGGTTTTTGCAGGTGTATTggaatcattttgtttgttttaggccAGGGCAAATGGACTAAAATCATGTGTAATTGTCCTTCGTATTCTGCGGGATTTGTGCAACAGAGTCCCCACATGGGCACCCCTGAAAGGCTGGGTAAGTACGGCAAGAGTTGAAAGCCACAAGGTCAGGTCTGGGATCTCCTGCGAATTGTAGCGGTGTCTGGATTGGAGCACACAGTGCGTTGTGTGGAGCTCCTCTTTAACCCCACTGCCTTTTGCTCACCTCTGTTACCTGAGCAGAAAGTGCGTACAGGGAGGAAAGAGAATGCGAGTACTCGTTCAGTCTGTAGGAGGTACAGATACCATGGAAGGAGGCACAGTGTTGTGGGGCCTTGGACATCCTTGTGGATTTGCATAGAATCCCACATGTTGTTTCCAAGTGTAGCTTTTCCAAACCATCCTGCTGCCATGGCAGTGCTGCTCCTACCAGAGGTGCCATTTCACCCTAGCGGCTTTGGAGAGGGCCAGACACCGCAGAACCCGAGAGGAACAGCCTGGAGCTGACGGGAGGCGGTGTTTGCTCTCATGTGGAGCTGAGCAccctgggagaggaggagaacaTCTGCCTGAGTTGGCTTTAGAAGGCTTCTCCTTTTAGATCTCCTGAGCAGTTAATGGAGAGCAGTTGGTTTCCTCAAAAGGGAACAAATCCATGTGCCATGAATTGCCCTGGGATGGATGTCTCTGTCAGAGCCGTAGTGGATTCCAACTGAAGCAAGCTGACGGGAGTGTTCTTCCCCTCTACCCCTCTGTATTTAACTGCAGTTACAGTTACCCTTGTGTCCATACTAATTGCAATTTAATGTCTTCTAGCCACTCGAGCTTCTATGTGAAAAATCTATAGGTACTTGTAACAGACCTTTGGGCGCTGGGGAAGCATTGCGACGAGTGATGGAGTGTTTGGCATCTGGAATTCTCCTTCCTGGTAAGGGGCCAAATTAACCTCAGGGACACGAAAGATTGATCAGACAGCCTTAAcgttttgctgctgctgaatgaTGAGATGAAAAAATGCCTGCCTTGAACTCCTAACCTGCACTGGAGCAAAATGAATGGTTTCTTgtttagaatttttaaaaaaggaagttGCAGAGTTATAACTGTTTGAATGAGCACTTCCAATGCAGTAGAAGTTAATGGGGAATGCTAGGTTTGTGTATAAATTAACCCCATCTCATTAAGTGGTTGCAAACGAATAAACCTAACAATGACATGCTTTCTACAGATTTACCAAAATCTACTTATCTAtctgaaatttttgttttattaaactaCTGCTTTTAGTTGACACTCTTGTACATGTGCAGAGTTAACCCTGGTAAGTTCTGTGGCCACTGCTGCCAGGGAGCAAAACCTTGGGGTTAGCTTGCCTTGTCCGGTGTTCGAATCCTGTACCACCGAAGACCGAGACGGGCTGTTGCAGTATCCGTCAGTCCCCATTTTCACATTGCTTCTTGTTTACTCTGAACaatctgctttgcctttttccctcctAGGAGGCCCTGGTCTGCACGACCCCTGTGAGCGGGAGCCAACAGATGCTTTGTCCTATATGACAGTTCAGCAAAAAGAAGCCATTACGCACAGTGCACAGGTAGAAAACGTGTCTTTCCGAGCAGCCGGGTGCTCTACCAGCAACGAGTGCTCTGGTGTAACTTAGGTTTCTGCTGTCACCTTCTAGCACGCCCTCAGATTATCAGCCTTTGGCCAGATCTATAAGATCTTGGAAATGGATCCCCTCCCATCAAACAAatcatttcagaaatattccTGGTCAGTAACTGACAAAGAAGGTAGGTGGTTTTTGCTCCAAAAATCACTAATTGGGCAATAAATTAGGGGCTAGTTTAGAATGGGTGAAATTCCTAAGCTGTCTGCTGTGAATGCAAGGTAAAGGCTTTTCTTTATGTTAAATGTGGggttttgtaaaaatatttcattgttaGCAGAAAATCTGGCAGTTCTGTTCTCTTAGAAGCAGCACCAGAGGGGCAGCAGCCAGTGAGAGGACAGCCGATGATTTCTTTAGGCACAAGGCAGTGGGGTCTGAAGAGTAAAAGTAGTGTTTATTATTCTTatgctggggaaggagagaCTTTAAACTGGTCAAAAAGCAAATGATGAGTGTCCATGATAAGAATTACTCAAGAGTTCTTCctagaaaataatatataatgaaaataaacttccatagtttttttctgtaaaaacaatACTATTACAGTCCTCTACTTGGACTGAATGTAAAAAACAACACTGCAGAATTACACTACTTACATCACACATTATGTTGGAAACAGGTATTGGGCATGGCATGGTACAGTGAGTAATAAACCAATATTGGCTTATGTGTAATGATAAGAAAGCTTTGATTGATGGTCGAGTTCTTCTCATTATAAACATGCAAGGAACGGTATGGGAAGGAACAGACTCCTGCTatggaattttgtttttctaatagCATATCCATATTACAAGGAAATTTATACCCTAGGTACAGGTTCATCTGCTCTTAAGAGACCATTTGAAGATAGTGTTGGGGACGATAAAGATCCAAATAAAAAGATGAAGCGTAATCTGAGGAAAAGTAAGTGCACCTCTCCCCTCTGTTCTCAAAGATCTGTTGTGCAGCGGGAGCTGGTTTAAAAGCTTCTCTGTGTTGCTGTGGAATAGCATGTGAAAAAGTCTTTGGCATGAAAACTGTCATCTCTATTACCCCACATTCAGAATGTCCAACACCTTTCTTATTGTGAATTTTCCCTGACGTGTTGTACTAACTGAATGATTTCATTTTTGAATGGGACTCCCCATCAAGCTACAGCAAAATTTAGTTGCCCAAGCAGCTGAGGTATTTTATTGATGATGTCCCTGTAGGTTGGGTTTTTTCACTGCAGTGACTTTGCTGCATGAAGATTTGCGTTTCTGCATTCTTCCCCCTCTTGAGCTGGTGGTTGGTCTCTCAAGACCTctcacaagaaaaagaaaatgcttaatCTACAAAACGTCGACATTGCGTATCTGCACAGCCTGCAAGTCTCTCAGCGCTGCTGGCAGCCAGGCGGTTCTGGGGGCTATTTGCATTGTGCTACTTCGCTGCCAGTTCTGGATCTGGTTCCTCTCTACCTATAAAATTTGTTACTCCTTTTATAGCAGCCAGGAAGAATATAGCTAGCTGCAAAAGAATTGTGTTAACGATATGAAAAACGGGTAATTGTAGTTGTTACCCAAAGTAGAATGAAATGGCTTATTAAAGACGTACCAGTGGTAGGGCTATACTCAACCTCCGAGAGGCTGAGGCGTTGTTTTGCTCCTTTATACAGACAGAACGCACTGAAATGcaaattgtttgtttttctgttcatcttgttttgttaattttccttttttttctcttttttttcctccctccttcccccacccctcTTTTCTACTGTCTAATACTAGTACTAGATAGTAAAGCAATAGATCTCATGAATGCTCTGATGAGGCTCAACCAAATCAGGCCAGGGCTTCAGTATAAGCTGCTGTCGCAGTCTGGTCCGGTCCACGCCCCAGTCTTCACGATGTCTGTAGATGTTGATGGTACGACGTATGAAGCATCAGGACCTTCTAAGAAAACAGCCAAGCTCCATGTGGCAGTGAAGGTAAGATGGCCTGAAGTGACCTGTTAACCCCAGATCTTGGAACAGTGTGTGAATTATGGTTACAACTAGTGATACACAACCTCAGAATTTAAAAAACGTGTACTCTGAACACAGCTGGGCACGGCTCAAAGAGCATCCCTGGTTGCATACCAGCAGAGGAGAGAGACAATGTGCAAATGTGGAGGAACAATGTCCCAGGGCTCTGCAGGCCAGCTCCTGTGACAATGGATTGAATGTGGTGCTTATGTTCTGGGCTCAAGGGttcagttttgttctgttctactcctttttccttttggtttaaAAACGGCATATTGGTGGCTCCCCTGTTCTCCTTTTCATTCGCTGTGTCCATCTCTGGGTTGTGAGCTCCTGGAAACATGTCTTCAGTGTCTGAAGAGCACCTTTGCGCACTGGGGGAAGCAGTGTATGGAACTGGTTGGTCTCCAGTCAGTGTTGCAGTAGGGGACTGGCATCATTCCGGTACTAGTTAACCTGCGCCTGCTTCTTGTATGTGCTCTACATGACCGAGCTCAGGTCTGTAACACAGTGATAGACTGGAATGCCCAACATGAGCATCCGTGTTGTATTGCATGAGGCCAGTTCAGACTGCTAAAGCAGAACAAGCCTGCCGGgtttctgggaagaaatggaAGTTTCCTGCAGAAAATTTATATGGAAGAGAACCTCTTTTAATAGAATGCACTTCTGATAGAAACAAGCCCATCTGTCATTCtgtgcttcattttgttttgaacaagAATTTCCTTTTTAGAAGCTTCATCTGGCaactttctgctttcctttgatttcagttttgaaaatccCATTGTCCCGTGTGCTTTCAAGTTCAAAGTGTACAGAAGTATCTAAGGGAATGTGTTATTCCTCCAGGAAAAGTAGCTCTCTGCATGTGTGTCCTTCCAGACCTTCTGCctcattcttttattttgcctCCCTCCCTgcagtcttttaaaaaagtcaTAGAAAACTTGTCCTGAAAAGCTGTGACTCCTCTGCCCTTGAACTTCTCTGCATCAGCCAGATCCGTGCTGCTGTGTACCCAGCTCTGTTTTCTCTAATTTTACACATACACAAATTTTGGGCTACACTTCAAAACATCCCTGATTCAAGCCAAGAGGAAATAGATGGTGTGGTAGAGACTGCCTTCCCGTGCCTGCCCCTGTTCTTTTTCCTAGCAGGTCTGGGTCCTGCTTTCCCAGACCTACAAGATGGAATAATGTGCCCATTTCAGTTTCTATATCTGACCTTTTTAAAGTTtaggaaatgaaaatgcagCCACATGTCCTACGATTGTGTGGGAGCTGAGCCCGGGGTTACTTCCGAGCTTCTCAATTTGGTGTTGGAACATGGTGATTTTTGAAAACTTTGTTCTTGGGGAGTTTCAGGTTCTTTCCAGACCCTTTTGGCTCTGTGTGAAGAGTGGTGCTCGTGGGTCATTGCTGTCTTTGAGACCAGATTTTCTGTTCGTGttaatttcagttttggaaGCCTGGAACTATTTTCCCCATTGCTATtatgtttttctccattttaacaCAGGCAGAAACATATTTCTAAGCAATCTGCCTTTATTAGGTGTATAGCGTTGTTCTGTGTTGTGATCAgctttgtatttgtttctgtACCGCTGCCTATTTTACAGTTCATTTCATGTGGTTTTGTTGTAGGTTTTACAGGCCATGGGGTATCCAACTGGTTTTGATGCAGATGTGGAGTGTGTGAGTTCTGATGAAAAATCAGATACCGAAGGTAAAAATGAAACAACGTCTTCAATCTCAAGCAATAATACTGGAAATTCCACAGCTGACACCTCTGCTACCCTAGAGGTGAGTATTGCATTAAAAAGTACAAGTGATGGAGAGATGTGGGGATTGCGTTTGTATTTGGTGGGGGCTCGAGGGGGGCTGAGGTTT
This region of Columba livia isolate bColLiv1 breed racing homer chromosome 19, bColLiv1.pat.W.v2, whole genome shotgun sequence genomic DNA includes:
- the STRBP gene encoding spermatid perinuclear RNA-binding protein isoform X8, with the translated sequence MVSTVECALKHVSDWMDEKNKSTKCEGDVEAKEDAAESNAKDQGGRTLCGVMRIGLVAKGLLIKDDMDLELVLMCKEKPTKTLLCTVKDNLPAQIQKLTEEKYLVEEHVNEAAIIIRNTKEPKLTLKVILTSPLIRDEAEKKEGVDNVAMKDPPDILDRQKCLEALASLRHAKWFQARANGLKSCVIVLRILRDLCNRVPTWAPLKGWPLELLCEKSIGTCNRPLGAGEALRRVMECLASGILLPGGPGLHDPCEREPTDALSYMTVQQKEAITHSAQHALRLSAFGQIYKILEMDPLPSNKSFQKYSWSVTDKEGTGSSALKRPFEDSVGDDKDPNKKMKRNLRKILDSKAIDLMNALMRLNQIRPGLQYKLLSQSGPVHAPVFTMSVDVDGTTYEASGPSKKTAKLHVAVKVLQAMGYPTGFDADVECVSSDEKSDTEGKNETTSSISSNNTGNSTADTSATLEVRTQGPILTASGKNPVMELNEKRRGLKYELISETGGSHDKRFVMEVEVDGQKFRGAGPNKKVAKASAALAALEKLFSGPNAANNKKKKILPQTKGVVNTAVSAAVQAVRGRGRGALTRGAFVGAAAATGYITPGYGAPYGYSTAAPAYGLPKRMVLLPVMKFPTYPVPHYSFF